One window of the Vanessa atalanta chromosome 22, ilVanAtal1.2, whole genome shotgun sequence genome contains the following:
- the LOC125072690 gene encoding heme oxygenase 1 isoform X2 translates to MAEKEVLFTTRVRKATRTIHSVSDALVNAKFAISLSDETVWGGGLFVFYHIFAFLEDAKKRLNMRDYEKLFVTDVLLRKDAFEDDLVHYLGENWQSLPKSLALENYLEHLQNLERENPKLLMAYVYHLYLGLLSGGQILAKKRNVFGNSDTNKYIDRVTDFTNVDIAQLKKDFRQAMNEIAEKMTEDEKQAFIEESSQVFLMNNLIVNSVGGQSKVLYNILYKTSAVVLLLAGVMLAYRLNK, encoded by the exons atggCGGAAAAAGAAGTATTGTTTACCACGCGTGTGCGCAAAGCGACAAGAACAATTCATTCAGTCAGTGACGCCTTGGTAAACGCTAAGTTTGCTATTT CTTTAAGTGATGAAACAGTGTGGGGTGGaggtttatttgtgttttatcaCATATTTGCCTTTCTTGAAGATGCTAAGAAAAGGTTAAATATGAGAGACTATGAGAAGTTATTTGTGACTGATGTACTACTCAG AAAAGATGCTTTTGAAGATGACTTGGTACATTATCTTGGTGAGAACTGGCAGTCCTTACCCAAATCCTTAGCGTTGGAGAACTATTTAGAACATTTACAAAACCTTGAAAGAGAAAATCCAAAACTTCTGATGGCTTATGTGTATCATCTATACTTGGGCTTATTGAGCGGTGGACAGATTCTTGCAAAGAAGAGGAATGTTTTTG gtaattcagatacaaataaatatatcgacAGAGTGACAGACTTCACTAATGTTGATATTGCTCAACTGAAGAAGGACTTCCGACAAGCAATGAACGAGATTGCAGAAAAAATGACAGAAGATGAAAAGCAAGCATTTATAGAAGAAAGTAGTCAAGTTTTTCTAATGAACAATTTGATAGTTAACTCTGTTGGTGGTCAAAGCAAAGttctctataatatattatataaaacttcagCAGTAGTTCTGCTTTTAGCGGGTGTGATGTTGGCTTACAgattgaacaaataa
- the LOC125072633 gene encoding cytochrome c oxidase assembly factor 7 homolog translates to MAYDLKREEEVKEFVDNLGIEYRFGCYKEKKPEVCHLLADYLEAIKKDFDKAAKVYKSNCMEYNYGKSCLKYGNYALIGRGREKSDPQEALKYFEKGCELNDPTSCLHAGLLLTATGPAITVQRDVPKGYNYLKKSCDNNEAMACHYLAGMYLTGVPKNPKEYNPHNPEKNANIDFLIKPDLKQAFQFAKRGCELGNVFACANVSLMYKKGDGVEQNLDESKKYFEIAKSLQNAHETTKELKFQQGLESK, encoded by the exons atggcaTATGATTTAAAACGGGAAGAGGAAGTAAAAGAGTTCGTTGATAACCTTGGAATCGAATATCGGTTTGGatgttacaaagaaaaaaagcCCGAAGTCTGTCATCTTTTGGCTGACTATTTAGAAGCTATTAAAAAAGACTTCGATAAAGCGGcaaaagtatataaaagtaactGTATGGAATATAACTACGGCAAATCATGTCTGAAATACGGTAATTACGCGCTGATAGGACGAGGTCGAGAAAAAAGTGATCCTCAGGAAGCATTGAAATACTTCGAAAAGGGTTGCGAGTTAAATGACCCCACGTCGTGTCTTCACGCCGGATTGCTACTAACAGCTACTGGCCCTGCTATTACAGTGCAACGAGATGTCCCTAAAG gctacaattatcttaaaaaaagcTGCGACAACAATGAAGCTATGGCATGCCATTATCTAGCTGGTATGTATCTCACCGGAGTGCCGAAAAATCCAAAAGAATATAATCCTCATAACCCAGAGAAAAATGCCAATATAGATTTCCTAATTAAACCAGATCTAAAGCAAGCATTTCAATTTGCAAAGAGAGGATGTGAATTGGGCAATGTGTTTGCCTGTGCAAATGTCAGTTTGATGTACAAGAAGGGTGATGGTGTTGAACAAAATCTAGACGAATCAAAGAAATACTTTGAAATAGCAAAGAGTCTCCAAAATGCCCATGAAACTACGAAAGAGCTCAAATTTCAACAAGGTCTTGAAAGTAAATGA
- the LOC125072690 gene encoding heme oxygenase 1 isoform X1, giving the protein MAEKEVLFTTRVRKATRTIHSVSDALVNAKFAISLSDETVWGGGLFVFYHIFAFLEDAKKRLNMRDYEKLFVTDVLLRKDAFEDDLVHYLGENWQSLPKSLALENYLEHLQNLERENPKLLMAYVYHLYLGLLSGGQILAKKRNVFGDGNSDTNKYIDRVTDFTNVDIAQLKKDFRQAMNEIAEKMTEDEKQAFIEESSQVFLMNNLIVNSVGGQSKVLYNILYKTSAVVLLLAGVMLAYRLNK; this is encoded by the exons atggCGGAAAAAGAAGTATTGTTTACCACGCGTGTGCGCAAAGCGACAAGAACAATTCATTCAGTCAGTGACGCCTTGGTAAACGCTAAGTTTGCTATTT CTTTAAGTGATGAAACAGTGTGGGGTGGaggtttatttgtgttttatcaCATATTTGCCTTTCTTGAAGATGCTAAGAAAAGGTTAAATATGAGAGACTATGAGAAGTTATTTGTGACTGATGTACTACTCAG AAAAGATGCTTTTGAAGATGACTTGGTACATTATCTTGGTGAGAACTGGCAGTCCTTACCCAAATCCTTAGCGTTGGAGAACTATTTAGAACATTTACAAAACCTTGAAAGAGAAAATCCAAAACTTCTGATGGCTTATGTGTATCATCTATACTTGGGCTTATTGAGCGGTGGACAGATTCTTGCAAAGAAGAGGAATGTTTTTGGTGATG gtaattcagatacaaataaatatatcgacAGAGTGACAGACTTCACTAATGTTGATATTGCTCAACTGAAGAAGGACTTCCGACAAGCAATGAACGAGATTGCAGAAAAAATGACAGAAGATGAAAAGCAAGCATTTATAGAAGAAAGTAGTCAAGTTTTTCTAATGAACAATTTGATAGTTAACTCTGTTGGTGGTCAAAGCAAAGttctctataatatattatataaaacttcagCAGTAGTTCTGCTTTTAGCGGGTGTGATGTTGGCTTACAgattgaacaaataa